In Aristaeella hokkaidonensis, the following are encoded in one genomic region:
- a CDS encoding amidophosphoribosyltransferase, whose protein sequence is MGGFFGITSKKDCMLDVFFGVDYHSHLGTRRAGMAAWDEEIGLQRKIHNICNAPFRTKFEHIFEEMRGTSAIGCISDADPQPLLIRSNLGTYAICMTGVINNADELIDQYLSFSGGHFDSMTGGKINQTELLSALINQKSNFAEGIQFAQKSIVGTASILILTDKGSIIAARDRMGRLPVAIGKRDDSYAVAFESFAFHKTGYEDVCELGPGEIVELTPSKMTRLVAPGKKKKICSFLWSYYGYPTSTYEGVNVEEMRYRNGAIMADNDKEAGRDDPIDYIGGVPDSGTPHAIGYANRSGTPFARAFIKYTPTWSRSFMPANQTDRDKIAKMKQIPVNELIKDKNLLFVDDSIVRGTQLRETVEFLYESGAKSVHMRSACPPIMYACKYLNFSRSNSDLELIARRVILELEGEEGFKHIDEYADGSTERGKNLRDCICKKFNFASLEFQTLEGVIKAIGIDPCELCTYCWDGRGDDD, encoded by the coding sequence ATGGGTGGATTTTTCGGAATAACGTCCAAGAAGGACTGTATGCTGGATGTGTTTTTCGGTGTGGACTATCACAGCCATCTGGGCACCCGCCGTGCCGGTATGGCCGCGTGGGATGAGGAGATCGGTCTGCAGCGGAAGATTCACAACATCTGCAACGCTCCTTTCCGGACGAAGTTTGAACATATTTTTGAGGAGATGCGCGGCACTTCCGCGATCGGCTGCATTTCCGACGCGGATCCCCAGCCCCTGCTGATCCGTTCCAACCTGGGCACCTATGCCATCTGCATGACCGGCGTGATCAACAACGCGGATGAGCTGATCGACCAGTACCTCAGCTTCAGCGGCGGTCACTTTGATTCCATGACCGGCGGTAAGATCAATCAGACGGAGCTGCTCAGCGCCCTGATCAACCAGAAGAGCAATTTTGCGGAGGGCATTCAGTTTGCCCAGAAGTCCATTGTGGGCACTGCCTCCATTCTGATCCTGACGGACAAGGGCTCCATCATTGCGGCCCGGGACCGGATGGGCCGTCTGCCGGTGGCCATCGGCAAGCGGGATGACAGCTACGCTGTGGCGTTTGAATCCTTTGCTTTCCACAAGACCGGTTACGAAGACGTCTGCGAGCTGGGCCCCGGGGAAATCGTTGAGCTGACGCCCAGCAAGATGACCCGGCTGGTGGCTCCCGGAAAGAAAAAGAAGATCTGCTCCTTCCTCTGGAGCTATTACGGATATCCCACCTCCACCTACGAAGGCGTGAACGTGGAGGAGATGCGCTACCGCAACGGCGCGATCATGGCGGACAACGACAAGGAAGCCGGCCGGGATGACCCGATCGACTACATCGGCGGTGTGCCGGACTCCGGTACGCCCCACGCCATCGGCTACGCGAACCGTAGCGGAACGCCCTTTGCCCGGGCCTTCATCAAGTACACCCCCACCTGGAGCCGCAGCTTCATGCCGGCCAACCAGACGGACCGGGACAAGATCGCCAAGATGAAGCAGATTCCCGTGAACGAGCTGATCAAGGACAAGAACCTGCTGTTTGTGGATGACTCCATCGTCCGCGGCACCCAGCTGCGGGAGACCGTTGAGTTCCTGTATGAGAGCGGTGCCAAGTCCGTGCATATGCGCAGTGCCTGCCCGCCGATCATGTACGCCTGCAAGTACCTGAACTTCTCCCGTTCCAACAGCGACCTTGAGCTGATTGCCCGCCGGGTGATCCTGGAGCTGGAAGGGGAGGAAGGCTTCAAGCATATTGATGAATATGCCGACGGCAGCACCGAGCGGGGCAAGAACCTCCGGGACTGCATCTGCAAGAAGTTCAACTTCGCCTCCCTGGAGTTCCAGACCCTGGAAGGCGTAATCAAAGCCATCGGTATTGATCCCTGCGAGCTTTGTACCTATTGTTGGGACGGACGTGGAGACGACGACTGA
- the pyrE gene encoding orotate phosphoribosyltransferase, producing the protein MKREELNQLIAKDLLKIKAVFFRPEEPFTWASGIKSPVYCDNRLTLTAPEVRTDVEKGLAQLIGEEYPGVEVLMGTSTAGIAHAAITAHIMGLPMGYVRSGAKDHGRQNQIEGKLEPGQKVVVVEDLISTGGSVLEVVDVLRQAGAEVLGIVSIFTYGMQKGLDRLAAANVKNVSLTNFDIIAEEAAKEGYIRPEDVSRLIRFRNNPSDESWATL; encoded by the coding sequence ATGAAAAGGGAAGAACTGAATCAGCTGATTGCAAAGGACCTGCTGAAGATCAAGGCAGTCTTTTTCCGGCCGGAGGAGCCCTTTACCTGGGCCAGCGGCATCAAGAGCCCTGTTTACTGTGATAACCGGCTGACCCTGACGGCGCCGGAAGTCCGCACGGATGTGGAAAAGGGCTTGGCCCAGCTGATCGGAGAGGAATATCCGGGCGTGGAAGTGCTGATGGGCACGTCCACCGCAGGCATTGCCCACGCGGCGATCACGGCCCACATCATGGGACTGCCCATGGGCTATGTACGCTCCGGCGCGAAGGATCACGGCCGGCAGAACCAGATTGAAGGAAAGCTGGAACCCGGCCAGAAGGTTGTGGTTGTGGAAGACCTGATCTCCACCGGCGGCAGTGTGCTGGAAGTGGTGGATGTGCTGCGGCAGGCCGGCGCGGAAGTGCTGGGAATCGTGAGCATCTTTACCTACGGAATGCAGAAAGGCCTGGACCGGCTGGCAGCTGCGAATGTGAAGAATGTTTCCCTGACGAACTTCGATATCATTGCGGAGGAAGCCGCCAAGGAAGGATATATCCGTCCCGAGGATGTTTCTCGCCTGATCCGGTTCCGTAATAATCCGTCCGACGAGAGCTGGGCGACACTTTAA
- the carB gene encoding carbamoyl-phosphate synthase large subunit, with translation MAKRTDIKKVLIIGSGPIVIGQAAEFDYAGTQACLALKEEGYEVVLCNSNPATIMTDTSIADKVYMEPLTLEYIAKILRYERPDAIVPGIGGQTGLNLAVQLERKGVLKECGVELLGTSSRSIERAEDRELFKEMCESIGEPVIPSEITYNLEEAKKAALDIGYPVVLRPAFTLGGTGGGFANNEEELIEIGTNAFRLSPVHQVLVEKSVRGFKEIEFEVMRDSNDKAITICGMENVDPVGVHTGDSVVVAPILSLSDHDLKMLNDSALKIIRELKVEGGCNVQFALDPNSSKYYLIEVNPRVSRSSALASKASGYPIARVTAKIALGMALEEIPVAGGNAAMEPSLEYIVAKFPRFPFDKFTSASNQLGTQMKATGEVMGIGSNLEECILKSVRSLETGVCHLHLAKFDGMSTEDLLEYVKDFRADTLFAVTELLRRDVAISEIHERTMITELFLESIKKITEMEKRLKVAPGDETLLKEAKEMGFGDLTISRLWNMKEIDIYALRKEKGMVPVFRMVDTLHTGKYIAYLYSSYSGKNDSILTEKKKIVVLGAGPIRIGQGVEFDYSTVHAVQTIRRAGYEAIIINNNPETVSTDYTTADKLYFEPLTPEDVMAIIDFEKPEGVIASLGGQTAINLAEPLMKRGVKIIGTDCDAIERAENRDSFEKILEDLHIPQPQGRAVTRIEDGVKAAEEIGYPVLVRPSFVLGGRAMQIVGDEEQLRHYLRTAVEIDADKPVLVDKYIRGKEVEVDAICDGRDVFVPGIMELVERTGIHSGDSISVYPTFSISDKVKGIILQYAKKLGLGIGIIGLFNIQFIVDENENVYIIEVNPRSSRTVPFLSKSTGYSLADIATEVILGKSLKEQGIFNLYPEEKKRYYVKVPVFSFNKIKGLDAYLSPEMKSTGEAIGYDDKLNRALYKALQAGGTRLQNYGTVLATIADRDKEEALPLIRRFYNLGFNIEATRGTARFLKENGIRTHAMLKLSQGSDEILNSIRQGHVAYIINTREIGEAESESDGLQIRRCATENNATIFTSLDTVRVLLDVLEETTLTISTIDA, from the coding sequence ATGGCGAAACGGACAGACATCAAAAAGGTACTGATTATCGGCAGCGGCCCCATCGTGATCGGACAGGCGGCGGAGTTTGACTATGCCGGCACACAGGCGTGCCTGGCCCTCAAAGAGGAAGGCTACGAAGTGGTGCTGTGCAACTCCAACCCGGCGACGATCATGACCGACACCTCCATTGCGGACAAGGTGTACATGGAGCCCCTGACGCTGGAATATATCGCGAAGATCCTGCGGTATGAACGTCCGGACGCTATCGTGCCCGGTATCGGCGGCCAGACCGGCCTGAACCTGGCGGTGCAGCTGGAGCGCAAGGGCGTGCTGAAGGAGTGCGGCGTGGAACTGCTGGGCACCAGCAGCCGGAGCATTGAGCGGGCTGAGGACCGGGAACTCTTCAAGGAAATGTGCGAGTCCATCGGCGAGCCGGTCATCCCCAGTGAAATCACCTACAATCTGGAAGAAGCGAAGAAAGCGGCGCTGGACATCGGCTACCCGGTGGTGCTGCGTCCCGCCTTTACCCTGGGCGGCACCGGCGGCGGCTTTGCCAATAACGAGGAAGAGCTGATTGAGATCGGCACCAACGCCTTCCGCCTCAGCCCCGTGCACCAGGTGCTGGTGGAAAAGAGCGTCCGCGGCTTCAAGGAAATCGAGTTCGAGGTCATGCGGGACAGCAACGACAAGGCGATCACAATCTGCGGCATGGAGAATGTGGACCCCGTTGGTGTGCATACCGGCGACAGCGTCGTCGTCGCGCCCATCCTGAGCCTGTCCGATCATGACCTGAAGATGCTGAACGACAGCGCCCTCAAGATCATCCGCGAGCTGAAGGTTGAAGGCGGCTGCAACGTACAGTTCGCGCTGGATCCCAACAGCAGCAAATATTACCTGATCGAGGTCAACCCGCGGGTCAGCCGCTCTTCCGCCCTGGCCAGCAAGGCCAGCGGTTATCCGATCGCCCGGGTGACGGCGAAGATCGCCCTGGGCATGGCGCTGGAAGAGATTCCGGTAGCCGGCGGAAACGCCGCCATGGAGCCCTCCCTGGAGTACATTGTGGCGAAGTTCCCCCGCTTCCCCTTCGACAAGTTCACTTCCGCCAGCAACCAGCTGGGCACCCAGATGAAGGCGACCGGCGAGGTTATGGGCATCGGCAGCAACCTGGAGGAGTGCATCCTCAAGAGCGTCCGGAGCCTGGAGACCGGCGTGTGCCACCTGCACCTGGCGAAGTTTGACGGCATGAGCACGGAAGACCTGCTGGAGTATGTGAAGGACTTCCGGGCGGATACTCTCTTCGCGGTCACAGAGCTGCTGCGCCGGGATGTGGCGATCAGCGAAATCCACGAGCGGACCATGATCACGGAGCTGTTCCTGGAGAGCATCAAAAAGATCACCGAGATGGAAAAGCGCCTGAAGGTGGCTCCCGGTGACGAAACCCTCCTGAAGGAAGCGAAGGAAATGGGCTTCGGAGACCTGACGATCTCCCGGCTCTGGAATATGAAGGAAATTGACATCTACGCCCTGCGGAAAGAAAAGGGCATGGTGCCGGTCTTCCGGATGGTGGACACCCTGCACACCGGTAAGTACATTGCCTACCTCTACTCCAGCTACAGCGGAAAGAACGATTCCATCCTCACGGAGAAGAAAAAGATTGTGGTGCTCGGCGCCGGTCCGATCCGTATCGGCCAGGGCGTGGAGTTCGACTACTCCACCGTGCACGCGGTGCAGACCATCCGCCGCGCGGGATACGAAGCCATCATCATCAACAATAACCCGGAGACGGTTTCCACGGACTACACCACGGCGGACAAGCTCTACTTCGAGCCCCTGACGCCGGAAGACGTCATGGCCATCATCGACTTTGAAAAGCCGGAAGGCGTCATCGCCTCCCTGGGCGGCCAGACGGCCATCAACCTGGCGGAGCCGCTGATGAAGCGCGGCGTGAAGATCATCGGTACCGACTGCGACGCGATTGAGCGGGCGGAGAACCGGGACAGCTTCGAGAAGATCCTGGAAGACCTCCACATTCCGCAGCCCCAGGGCCGGGCAGTCACCCGGATTGAGGACGGCGTGAAGGCGGCTGAGGAGATCGGCTATCCGGTGCTGGTGCGCCCGAGCTTCGTGCTGGGCGGCCGAGCCATGCAGATCGTCGGAGACGAGGAGCAGCTGCGCCACTACCTGCGGACCGCGGTGGAAATCGACGCGGACAAGCCGGTGCTGGTGGACAAATACATCCGCGGCAAGGAAGTCGAAGTGGACGCCATCTGCGACGGCCGGGACGTGTTCGTGCCGGGCATCATGGAACTGGTGGAACGCACCGGTATCCACAGCGGCGACTCCATCTCCGTCTATCCCACCTTCTCCATCAGCGACAAGGTCAAGGGCATCATTCTGCAGTACGCGAAGAAACTGGGCCTGGGCATCGGCATCATCGGCCTGTTCAACATCCAGTTCATTGTGGATGAAAACGAGAACGTCTACATCATCGAAGTGAACCCCCGCTCAAGCCGGACCGTGCCTTTCCTGAGCAAGTCCACAGGCTACTCTCTGGCGGATATCGCCACCGAGGTCATCCTGGGCAAGAGCCTGAAGGAGCAGGGCATCTTCAATCTCTATCCGGAAGAAAAGAAACGCTACTACGTCAAGGTTCCGGTCTTCTCCTTCAATAAGATCAAGGGCCTGGACGCTTACCTGAGCCCCGAAATGAAGTCCACCGGCGAAGCCATCGGCTACGACGACAAGCTGAACCGTGCCCTGTACAAGGCGTTGCAGGCCGGCGGAACCCGGCTGCAGAACTACGGCACGGTGCTGGCCACCATCGCCGACCGGGATAAGGAAGAGGCGCTGCCGCTGATCCGCCGCTTCTACAACCTGGGATTCAATATTGAAGCAACGAGGGGCACAGCCCGGTTCCTGAAGGAGAACGGCATCCGCACCCATGCGATGCTGAAGCTCAGCCAGGGCTCCGACGAGATCCTGAACAGTATCCGCCAGGGCCACGTGGCATACATCATCAACACCCGGGAGATCGGTGAAGCGGAGAGCGAGAGCGACGGCCTGCAGATCCGCCGCTGCGCCACGGAGAACAACGCGACGATCTTCACCAGCCTGGATACCGTGCGGGTGCTGCTGGATGTACTGGAAGAAACCACACTGACGATTTCCACCATTGACGCATAA
- a CDS encoding aspartate carbamoyltransferase regulatory subunit, producing MNVDSIHDGIVIDHIAAGCGMKLYRLLGLESLEAPVAMITNVVSRKLGRKDIIKVDAAIDVDLDIIGYVDPGATVNIIRNGELIEKKRIEMPEKLVNVLFCKNPRCISSCEQELDQVFHLTDREKREYRCVYCETKASNL from the coding sequence ATGAACGTAGATTCCATCCACGACGGGATCGTCATTGACCACATTGCCGCCGGCTGCGGCATGAAGCTGTACCGCCTGCTGGGACTGGAAAGCCTGGAAGCCCCGGTGGCCATGATCACAAACGTAGTTTCCCGTAAGCTGGGCCGTAAGGATATCATCAAGGTGGACGCGGCGATTGACGTGGACCTGGATATTATCGGCTATGTGGATCCGGGTGCCACGGTTAATATCATCCGGAACGGAGAACTGATCGAGAAGAAACGCATCGAGATGCCGGAGAAGCTGGTGAACGTTCTCTTCTGCAAAAATCCCCGGTGCATTTCCTCCTGTGAACAGGAACTGGATCAGGTTTTCCACCTGACAGACAGGGAGAAAAGGGAATACCGGTGCGTTTACTGCGAAACGAAAGCATCCAACCTCTGA
- a CDS encoding dihydroorotate dehydrogenase, translating into MGKMTVSLCGIELDNPVIPASGTFGFGYEFAQWYDINCLGTFSFKGTTKDPRFGNPTPRIAECPSGMINAVGLQNPGVDKVIAEELPKLKEVFHKKVMANVSGFSVEDYAYTCERLDAEEQVGWLEVNISCPNVHGGGMSFGTDPKAAAEVTAAVKKVTTKPVIMKLSPNVTDITAIAKACEDAGADGVSLINTLQGMRINLRTRKPVIKNVMGGVSGPAVFPVALRMVWQVCRAVKIPVIGMGGVSTAEDVLEMMMAGATAVEVGAANLTDPCACRKIIEDLPAAMDKYGIKSLQELKGEI; encoded by the coding sequence ATGGGAAAAATGACAGTGAGCCTTTGTGGCATCGAACTGGACAACCCTGTGATCCCCGCCAGCGGAACCTTCGGTTTCGGATATGAGTTTGCTCAGTGGTACGATATCAACTGCCTGGGAACCTTCTCCTTCAAGGGCACGACAAAGGATCCCCGCTTCGGAAATCCCACGCCCCGTATCGCGGAATGCCCGTCAGGCATGATCAACGCGGTGGGCCTTCAGAATCCCGGGGTGGACAAGGTGATCGCGGAGGAACTGCCGAAGCTGAAGGAAGTCTTCCATAAAAAAGTGATGGCGAACGTCAGCGGCTTCAGCGTGGAAGATTATGCCTATACCTGCGAGCGCCTGGACGCGGAGGAGCAGGTGGGCTGGCTGGAAGTGAACATCTCCTGCCCGAATGTGCATGGCGGCGGTATGTCCTTCGGCACGGATCCGAAGGCGGCGGCAGAAGTGACCGCGGCGGTGAAGAAGGTCACGACCAAGCCGGTGATCATGAAGCTGAGCCCGAATGTGACGGATATTACGGCCATCGCGAAGGCCTGTGAGGACGCGGGTGCGGACGGCGTATCCCTGATCAATACCCTGCAGGGCATGCGTATCAACCTGCGGACCCGGAAGCCGGTGATCAAAAACGTGATGGGCGGCGTCAGCGGCCCGGCGGTGTTCCCGGTGGCCCTCCGGATGGTCTGGCAGGTATGCCGGGCTGTGAAGATCCCGGTGATCGGCATGGGCGGCGTCAGCACCGCGGAAGACGTGCTGGAAATGATGATGGCCGGCGCCACGGCTGTGGAAGTCGGCGCGGCGAACCTTACGGATCCCTGCGCATGCAGAAAGATCATTGAGGATCTGCCTGCTGCGATGGATAAATACGGAATCAAATCCCTGCAGGAACTGAAAGGAGAGATTTGA
- a CDS encoding dihydroorotase — protein sequence MTVRLEMNRIPSQAAQGSLVSKKDNVFTFPGFCDVHVHFREPGFSYKETMVTGSRSAARGGYTAVCAMPNLKPVPDSLAHLKEEEDLIRAAGGLVDIYPYAALTVGEKGQEAAALEELAPWVIAFSDDGKGVQSESMMRSLMERCKKLGKVLAAHCEDETLVRGGYIHDGIYAAAHGHKGICSESEWGPIARDLKLAKETGCAYHVCHISCKESAELIRQAKKDGVNVTCETGPHYLLLDENDLQEDGRFRMNPPLRAKEDREALLEALLDGTIDMIATDHAPHSAEEKSRGLAGSAFGVVGLECAFPVLYTGLVRKGILTLERLVSLMAVAPRERFGIPLREDDLCEWDLDAEYTINPEAFESMGKATPFAGQSVYGRCLKTVHAGRTVYIG from the coding sequence ATGACGGTCAGACTGGAAATGAACCGGATTCCGTCCCAGGCGGCCCAGGGCTCCCTTGTCAGCAAAAAGGATAATGTCTTTACTTTTCCCGGCTTCTGTGATGTGCACGTTCACTTCAGGGAGCCGGGTTTTTCTTATAAGGAAACGATGGTGACCGGCAGCCGGTCGGCAGCCCGGGGCGGCTACACGGCGGTCTGCGCGATGCCGAACCTGAAGCCGGTGCCGGACAGCCTGGCACACTTAAAGGAAGAAGAGGACCTGATCCGGGCGGCCGGCGGCCTCGTGGATATCTACCCTTACGCGGCGCTGACCGTCGGGGAAAAGGGACAGGAAGCCGCGGCACTGGAAGAGCTGGCGCCCTGGGTGATCGCCTTCTCGGATGACGGAAAAGGCGTCCAGTCCGAAAGTATGATGCGCTCCCTGATGGAGCGGTGCAAAAAGCTGGGCAAGGTGCTCGCCGCTCACTGCGAAGATGAAACCCTGGTCCGCGGAGGATACATCCATGACGGAATCTATGCCGCGGCCCACGGACACAAAGGCATCTGCTCCGAAAGCGAATGGGGTCCCATTGCCCGGGACCTGAAGCTGGCGAAGGAAACAGGCTGCGCCTACCATGTGTGCCACATCAGCTGCAAAGAAAGCGCGGAACTGATCCGGCAGGCCAAGAAGGACGGCGTGAATGTAACCTGTGAAACCGGCCCGCATTACCTGCTGCTGGATGAGAACGACCTGCAGGAGGACGGCCGCTTCCGGATGAATCCGCCCCTGCGGGCGAAGGAAGACCGGGAAGCCCTGCTGGAGGCCCTGCTGGACGGCACGATCGACATGATCGCCACGGACCATGCGCCCCACAGCGCGGAGGAAAAGAGCCGCGGGCTGGCAGGCAGCGCCTTCGGGGTGGTCGGCCTGGAATGCGCGTTCCCGGTGCTGTATACCGGGCTGGTGAGAAAAGGCATCCTGACGTTGGAAAGGCTGGTCAGCCTGATGGCGGTGGCCCCGCGGGAACGCTTCGGAATCCCGCTGCGGGAGGATGACCTGTGTGAGTGGGACCTGGACGCGGAATATACGATCAACCCGGAAGCGTTTGAGAGCATGGGGAAGGCAACGCCCTTTGCCGGACAGAGCGTATACGGCCGGTGCCTGAAGACAGTGCACGCAGGCAGGACAGTATATATAGGATAA
- the pyrB gene encoding aspartate carbamoyltransferase codes for MKRSVIDVPDLTPEELERLMDTAEDIIAHPDDYADACRRKKLATLFFEPSTRTRLSFEAAMYELGGNVLSVTGAGTSSAAKGESVADTAKTVSCYADIIAMRHPKEGAALVAARNASVPVINAGDGGHCHPTQTLADLLTIRREKGRLGNLTVGLCGDLKFGRTVHSLINAMSRYEGLNFVLISPEELKVPSYVKNDALKKKNIPYVQTTDLEEVIGDLDILYMTRVQRERFFNEEDYLRLRDSYILTPEKMKKARADLCVMHPLPRVNEISVAVDDDPRACYFKQVLNGKYMRMALILMLLKEAGTL; via the coding sequence ATGAAACGAAGCGTGATTGACGTCCCGGATCTGACCCCGGAAGAGCTGGAGCGGCTCATGGACACGGCGGAAGACATCATCGCCCACCCGGACGATTATGCAGACGCCTGCCGGAGAAAAAAACTGGCCACCCTCTTCTTTGAACCCAGCACCCGTACCCGGCTGAGCTTTGAGGCGGCTATGTACGAGCTGGGCGGAAACGTGCTCAGCGTGACCGGCGCAGGCACGAGCTCTGCTGCCAAGGGTGAAAGCGTGGCGGACACGGCGAAGACCGTTTCCTGCTACGCGGATATCATCGCTATGCGTCATCCGAAGGAAGGCGCGGCACTGGTGGCAGCGCGAAATGCCTCTGTGCCGGTGATCAACGCCGGAGACGGCGGCCACTGCCATCCGACCCAGACACTGGCGGACCTGCTGACGATCCGCAGGGAAAAGGGACGGCTCGGCAACCTGACCGTGGGTCTGTGCGGCGACCTGAAGTTCGGCCGTACGGTACACTCCCTGATCAACGCCATGTCCCGCTACGAGGGGTTGAACTTTGTGCTGATCAGCCCTGAGGAACTGAAGGTTCCCAGCTATGTGAAGAACGACGCCCTGAAGAAAAAGAACATCCCTTATGTCCAAACCACGGATCTGGAAGAGGTGATCGGCGATCTGGACATCCTGTACATGACCCGGGTGCAGCGGGAACGCTTCTTCAACGAGGAAGATTACCTGCGCCTGCGGGACAGCTACATCCTGACGCCTGAAAAGATGAAGAAAGCCCGGGCGGATCTGTGCGTCATGCATCCCCTGCCCAGGGTGAACGAGATCAGCGTGGCAGTGGACGATGATCCCCGGGCTTGCTACTTCAAGCAGGTGCTGAACGGCAAGTACATGCGTATGGCGCTGATCCTGATGCTGCTGAAGGAGGCGGGTACTTTATGA
- the pyrF gene encoding orotidine-5'-phosphate decarboxylase has product MGKDVIVACDFPNAEQTLAFLDKFQGRKPFVKIGMELFYGAGPDIVRQIKARGHKIFLDLKLHDIPNTVKKAMMVLRDLDVDICNLHAAGTIRMMEAALEGLTRPDGSRPLLIAVTQLTSTDQESLEKDLLIERPIDEVVMHYALNARKAGLDGVVCSPLEAGKVHDVCGADFLTVTPGVRFADGDVGDQKRVMTPAEAKKVGSDYIVVGRPITAAEDPVAAYERCVSEFIG; this is encoded by the coding sequence ATGGGAAAAGACGTGATTGTTGCCTGTGACTTTCCGAATGCCGAGCAGACGCTGGCTTTCCTGGATAAATTCCAGGGGCGCAAGCCGTTTGTGAAGATCGGCATGGAACTGTTCTACGGTGCTGGTCCGGACATCGTCCGGCAGATCAAGGCACGGGGGCACAAGATCTTCCTGGATCTGAAACTGCACGATATTCCGAATACAGTGAAAAAAGCCATGATGGTTCTGCGGGACCTGGATGTGGATATCTGCAACCTGCACGCGGCGGGTACCATCCGCATGATGGAAGCTGCGCTGGAAGGCCTGACCCGGCCGGACGGCAGCCGGCCGCTGCTGATTGCTGTGACCCAGCTGACCAGCACGGATCAGGAGTCGCTGGAAAAGGACCTGCTGATTGAGCGTCCGATCGATGAAGTGGTTATGCACTACGCCTTGAATGCCCGGAAAGCCGGACTGGACGGCGTGGTCTGCTCTCCGCTGGAAGCGGGCAAGGTGCACGATGTGTGCGGAGCGGACTTCCTGACGGTGACGCCGGGCGTCCGGTTTGCGGACGGGGATGTGGGCGACCAGAAGCGGGTTATGACCCCGGCGGAAGCAAAGAAAGTCGGCAGTGACTACATTGTGGTTGGCCGTCCGATCACCGCGGCGGAGGATCCGGTGGCAGCCTATGAACGCTGCGTCAGTGAATTCATTGGATAA
- the purE gene encoding 5-(carboxyamino)imidazole ribonucleotide mutase translates to MRKVGIIMGSDSDLPVIKKATDQLKSLGIPFEVHVYSAHRTPEEARAFAINARKNGFGALIAAAGMAAHLAGAVAANTTLPVIGIPCQGPCLEGLDALLSTVQMPTGIPVATVAVNGGANAALLAAQILAVEDADLAAKLDAKRKADAEAVLAKDAGIAERL, encoded by the coding sequence GTGAGAAAAGTGGGTATCATCATGGGTAGTGACAGCGATCTGCCCGTGATTAAAAAAGCAACAGATCAGCTCAAAAGCCTGGGCATTCCCTTCGAGGTGCACGTTTATTCGGCACACCGTACACCGGAGGAAGCCCGGGCTTTTGCTATCAATGCGCGGAAGAACGGCTTCGGCGCACTGATTGCGGCGGCGGGCATGGCGGCCCATCTGGCCGGTGCCGTTGCCGCTAACACCACCCTTCCGGTGATCGGGATTCCCTGCCAGGGGCCCTGCCTGGAGGGGCTGGACGCGCTGCTTTCCACTGTTCAGATGCCCACCGGCATCCCGGTGGCCACCGTGGCGGTGAACGGCGGAGCCAATGCAGCGCTTCTTGCCGCACAGATCCTGGCGGTGGAAGACGCGGACCTTGCGGCGAAGCTGGATGCAAAGCGGAAGGCTGACGCGGAAGCGGTCCTGGCGAAAGATGCCGGGATAGCCGAACGGCTTTAA
- a CDS encoding dihydroorotate dehydrogenase electron transfer subunit — protein MKQEILTITENVPVTSSVYRMRLEGAELEAQNPGGFVNIRLDGLFLRRPISVYDSEPGSLTILYKVVGKGTEQMAAMRPGETLDVLTGLGNGYDLSKSGETPVLLGGGVGVPPLYLLAKKLIAEGKKPQAVLGFNTAAEVFGEAEFKALGCGVTVTTADGSYGVKGFVTDALPEEYSYFYTCGPEPMLRAAYRATKTSGQLSFEERMGCGFGACMGCSCKTITGYKRICREGPVLEKEEIIWEK, from the coding sequence ATGAAACAAGAGATACTGACCATCACGGAAAACGTGCCGGTAACAAGCAGTGTTTACCGGATGCGGCTGGAAGGCGCGGAGCTGGAAGCCCAGAATCCCGGCGGATTCGTGAACATCCGCCTGGACGGGCTCTTCCTGCGCAGGCCGATCTCCGTGTATGACTCTGAACCCGGAAGCCTGACTATCCTGTATAAGGTGGTCGGGAAGGGTACGGAACAGATGGCCGCGATGAGGCCCGGCGAAACGCTGGACGTGCTCACCGGCCTGGGAAACGGCTATGACCTGTCCAAATCCGGAGAGACGCCGGTGCTCCTGGGCGGCGGGGTCGGCGTTCCGCCCCTGTACCTGCTGGCGAAAAAGCTGATTGCGGAAGGGAAAAAGCCGCAGGCTGTGCTGGGATTCAATACGGCGGCGGAGGTTTTCGGCGAAGCGGAGTTCAAAGCGCTGGGCTGCGGGGTGACCGTGACCACGGCGGACGGAAGCTATGGCGTCAAGGGCTTTGTGACCGACGCCCTGCCGGAGGAGTACAGCTACTTCTATACCTGCGGACCGGAACCCATGCTCCGGGCGGCATACCGGGCGACAAAGACTTCCGGCCAGCTCTCCTTTGAGGAACGGATGGGCTGCGGCTTCGGCGCCTGCATGGGGTGCAGCTGCAAGACCATCACCGGATACAAGCGTATCTGCCGGGAAGGTCCGGTGCTGGAAAAGGAGGAGATTATATGGGAAAAATGA